In Fimbriimonadaceae bacterium, the following are encoded in one genomic region:
- the leuS gene encoding leucine--tRNA ligase, which yields MPDRYEPSTFEAKWRERWKEADLFRTREEPERPKFYGLDFFPYPSGAGLSVGHCRNYIPTDVQCRMKFMQGCNVLHPMGFDAFGLPAENEAIAKQTHPREMIERYAANYRRQMELVGISYDWSRSFSSSDPSYYRWTQWIFKKLFERGLAYRKMASVNWCPVDATVLADEEVVGGLCWRCDSPVEKRWIPQWFFKITEYAQRLLDDLDGLDWPEGIKQQQRNWIGRSEGVEFEIRIAPPRQIEREEPEADFQLLTLDKKNSFRVFTTRIDTIFGMTFCVLAPEHPLVERLLGWVPEDNAEEIRLYRDAAKRLSDTDRLATTREKTGVFTGAYAVNPANGERVPIWVADYVLAGYGTGAIMAVPAHDERDFEFATKFRIPIVQVIRPPEGESEELPFDAKEGTMMNSGEYDGLSIHDGQRALGEWIEALGIGERKVQYRLRDWLISRQRYWGCPIPVIHTKEEEIQLVPDECLPVELPDVEHYEPSGDGTSPLAQIDEFVNTTDLDGRLGRRETDTMGGFACSSWYFLRFCDPHNDDAPWDPERVRYWMPVDSYVGGAEHAVMHLLYARFWTKVLYNAGLVPVSEPFQRLENQGQVLARTPYRLPREDERLAVGEEGVRISFDEARALREDQIFYRWARMSKSKGNVVTPDEVVENEGADALRVYELFVAPFEQDVQWSNEGLQGAVRFLSRVFKLAHELLPVWEPEWRASIGVEEMGARERDLRRATHQTIRKATEDIDRFAFNTYIAALMTFLNTLTDAIRGVDLDQASRAQRLALSEALESLVLILSPAAPHSADEIWESLRTENAPAFTYLGEWPSWDPEIAKDESVTVAIQVNGKLRDTVELPAGASKEAHEAAALASERAKTHREGKEIRRVIVVPDKLVNIVAN from the coding sequence ATGCCCGACCGATACGAGCCGTCCACGTTTGAGGCCAAGTGGCGCGAGCGATGGAAGGAGGCCGACCTGTTCCGCACGCGAGAAGAGCCGGAGCGGCCGAAGTTCTACGGGCTCGACTTCTTTCCGTACCCCAGCGGCGCGGGCCTCAGCGTCGGGCACTGCCGCAACTACATTCCGACCGACGTGCAGTGCCGCATGAAGTTCATGCAGGGCTGCAACGTGCTGCACCCGATGGGATTCGACGCGTTCGGGCTCCCCGCGGAGAACGAGGCGATCGCCAAGCAGACCCACCCGCGCGAGATGATCGAGCGGTACGCCGCCAACTACCGTCGCCAGATGGAGCTGGTCGGCATCTCCTACGACTGGTCGCGCAGCTTCTCCTCGAGCGATCCCTCCTACTACCGCTGGACCCAGTGGATCTTCAAGAAGCTCTTCGAGCGCGGCCTGGCCTACCGAAAGATGGCCAGCGTCAACTGGTGTCCCGTGGACGCCACCGTGCTCGCCGACGAGGAGGTCGTCGGGGGCCTGTGCTGGCGCTGCGACTCGCCCGTGGAGAAGCGCTGGATTCCCCAGTGGTTTTTCAAGATCACGGAGTACGCGCAGCGGCTCCTCGACGACCTCGACGGCCTGGATTGGCCCGAAGGGATCAAGCAGCAGCAGCGCAACTGGATCGGACGCAGCGAAGGGGTCGAGTTCGAGATTCGCATCGCACCGCCCCGTCAGATCGAACGCGAGGAGCCCGAGGCGGACTTTCAGCTCCTGACCCTGGACAAGAAGAACAGCTTCCGAGTGTTCACCACCCGGATCGACACGATCTTCGGCATGACGTTCTGCGTGCTGGCACCCGAACACCCGCTCGTCGAGAGGCTGTTGGGCTGGGTTCCCGAGGACAACGCGGAGGAGATCCGACTCTACCGGGACGCCGCGAAACGCCTGAGCGATACGGATCGTCTGGCGACGACCCGCGAGAAGACGGGCGTCTTCACGGGGGCTTATGCGGTGAACCCCGCCAACGGCGAACGGGTGCCGATCTGGGTCGCCGACTACGTGCTCGCGGGCTACGGAACGGGCGCGATCATGGCGGTCCCGGCCCACGACGAGCGCGATTTCGAATTTGCCACCAAATTCCGAATTCCCATCGTCCAGGTCATCCGTCCCCCCGAGGGCGAGTCGGAGGAGCTGCCATTCGACGCGAAGGAGGGCACGATGATGAATTCCGGCGAGTACGACGGGCTCTCGATCCACGACGGGCAGAGGGCCCTCGGCGAGTGGATCGAGGCGTTGGGCATCGGCGAACGCAAAGTCCAGTACCGCCTCCGAGATTGGCTGATCAGCCGCCAGCGGTACTGGGGCTGCCCGATCCCGGTGATCCATACCAAGGAGGAGGAGATCCAGCTCGTCCCGGACGAGTGCCTGCCGGTCGAGCTCCCGGACGTCGAGCACTACGAACCGAGCGGCGACGGCACCAGCCCGCTGGCGCAGATCGACGAGTTTGTGAACACCACCGACCTGGACGGCCGCCTCGGCCGGCGCGAAACGGACACGATGGGCGGCTTCGCGTGCTCGAGCTGGTACTTCCTGAGGTTCTGCGACCCGCACAACGACGACGCCCCGTGGGACCCCGAGCGCGTGCGGTACTGGATGCCGGTCGACTCCTACGTCGGTGGGGCCGAGCATGCGGTCATGCACTTGCTGTACGCCCGGTTCTGGACCAAGGTGCTTTACAACGCGGGGCTCGTGCCCGTCTCCGAACCCTTCCAACGCCTCGAAAACCAGGGCCAGGTGCTCGCCCGCACGCCGTACCGGCTGCCTCGCGAGGACGAGCGGCTCGCCGTCGGCGAAGAGGGAGTCCGGATCTCGTTCGACGAGGCGCGTGCGCTCCGCGAAGACCAGATCTTCTACCGCTGGGCCCGGATGAGCAAGTCCAAGGGCAACGTCGTCACCCCGGACGAGGTCGTCGAGAACGAGGGCGCCGACGCGCTGCGCGTGTACGAGCTGTTCGTCGCACCGTTCGAGCAGGACGTGCAGTGGTCCAACGAGGGTCTGCAAGGCGCGGTTCGGTTCCTCAGCCGGGTGTTCAAACTCGCCCACGAGCTCTTGCCCGTCTGGGAGCCCGAGTGGCGCGCCTCGATCGGCGTCGAAGAGATGGGCGCCCGCGAGCGCGACCTGAGGCGCGCGACGCACCAGACGATCCGCAAAGCAACCGAAGACATCGACCGATTCGCGTTCAACACCTACATCGCGGCCTTGATGACGTTCCTCAACACGCTCACCGACGCCATTCGGGGCGTGGACCTCGATCAGGCGAGCCGTGCCCAACGCCTGGCGCTCAGCGAGGCGCTCGAATCCCTGGTGCTGATCCTCAGCCCGGCCGCCCCGCACAGCGCCGACGAAATCTGGGAGTCGCTGCGCACGGAGAACGCTCCCGCCTTCACATACCTCGGCGAGTGGCCTTCCTGGGATCCCGAGATCGCCAAGGACGAGTCGGTCACCGTCGCCATTCAGGTCAACGGCAAACTCCGCGACACGGTGGAGTTGCCCGCAGGGGCTTCGAAGGAGGCTCACGAAGCCGCTGCCCTCGCGTCCGAACGGGCGAAAACGCACCGCGAGGGCAAGGAGATTCGGCGCGTGATCGTCGTGCCCGACAAACTGGTGAACATCGTTGCCAACTGA
- a CDS encoding tetratricopeptide repeat protein, with protein MPTESKSYRLPAGIVLAIGIAILAWALTFRGCSKAEDSPDEIPVYRTAAEANRAMDEAAKLSIQPLLDFQKGDPLGEPQKADLARAERLLKGVVAFEPGYFTAFTAVGRIEFVLGDYAEAERYLREAVRLAPEELKDEWVVIAAETHYWLSRTLYASKLYANALDEAEIAMKLAPDNVENLFARAQALIQVDKPDLARKDVAKALELDPEHVPSQRLKKLLDLAEG; from the coding sequence TTGCCAACTGAATCCAAGAGCTACCGTCTGCCCGCGGGCATCGTGCTCGCGATCGGCATCGCCATCCTCGCCTGGGCCTTGACGTTCCGCGGCTGTTCCAAGGCCGAGGACTCGCCCGACGAGATTCCCGTCTACCGGACGGCCGCCGAGGCCAACCGGGCCATGGACGAGGCTGCCAAACTGTCGATCCAGCCCCTCCTGGACTTCCAGAAGGGCGACCCGTTGGGCGAGCCGCAAAAGGCCGACCTTGCGCGCGCCGAGCGGCTCCTCAAGGGCGTCGTCGCGTTCGAGCCCGGCTACTTCACCGCCTTCACGGCCGTGGGACGCATCGAATTCGTTCTCGGGGATTACGCCGAGGCCGAGCGCTACCTCCGAGAGGCCGTCCGGCTCGCTCCCGAAGAGCTGAAGGACGAGTGGGTGGTCATCGCGGCCGAAACGCACTACTGGCTATCCCGCACCCTTTACGCCAGCAAGCTGTACGCGAACGCGCTCGACGAGGCCGAGATCGCGATGAAACTGGCTCCCGACAACGTGGAGAACCTCTTCGCGCGGGCTCAGGCGTTGATTCAGGTCGACAAGCCAGATCTCGCTCGCAAGGACGTCGCGAAGGCGCTGGAGCTGGATCCCGAACACGTGCCCAGCCAGCGGCTCAAAAAGCTCCTCGACCTCGCAGAGGGCTAG
- a CDS encoding insulinase family protein — protein sequence MLAIVGLAALLLQPPQDAPRMRSLMPNGAVVLAERVASPYVVVSLFASTRGVAESAVTHGQRHLLEHLAAKGSQGTLDRRLEAEGAFLTAATGRDSMEFTVWAPPSKVNVAIAALMEVLDQTTFTQEAIDRESRILEQEFALDTDEARLGRAAWTQAYGAYGLDALGSIGAIRKTTPKALAAVARDLFGSGRLALTIVGPIDLEEAIQSGRAFLAKKSPGEEPAQAMRREGKPGRVEIEGAFGEARAAIVPGLLDPRATWSLSAALAVASRFDNAFVTYTPSAIDGLVVLGRTSSTSGLGLMIDSLTPAEIDALYPLGRELLELWVGQKLGGAAAIAASRGHLLSQGASLRPEIFRENVRAMTLEDFREGMASLGPERSVVVVGLGR from the coding sequence ATGTTAGCGATCGTCGGACTGGCGGCGCTTCTCCTGCAACCGCCGCAGGACGCACCTCGGATGCGGTCTCTGATGCCCAACGGGGCGGTCGTGCTGGCCGAGCGCGTGGCGTCCCCGTACGTCGTCGTGAGCCTCTTCGCCTCCACGCGGGGCGTCGCGGAGAGCGCGGTCACGCACGGCCAGCGGCACCTGCTCGAGCACCTCGCGGCCAAGGGCTCCCAGGGCACCCTCGATCGGAGGCTGGAGGCGGAAGGGGCGTTCCTTACGGCCGCCACCGGGCGGGACAGCATGGAGTTCACCGTATGGGCCCCGCCATCGAAGGTGAACGTCGCGATCGCAGCCCTCATGGAAGTGCTCGATCAAACGACGTTTACGCAAGAGGCGATCGACCGGGAGTCTCGGATCCTCGAACAGGAGTTCGCGCTCGACACCGATGAGGCCCGCCTTGGACGCGCGGCATGGACCCAAGCGTACGGGGCGTACGGCCTCGATGCCCTTGGCTCGATCGGTGCCATCCGCAAGACCACCCCGAAGGCCCTGGCGGCGGTCGCCCGCGACCTCTTCGGCTCAGGGCGCCTTGCCCTGACGATCGTGGGACCCATTGATCTCGAGGAGGCGATCCAATCTGGAAGGGCCTTTCTTGCGAAGAAATCGCCCGGAGAAGAGCCCGCGCAGGCGATGCGCCGGGAGGGAAAACCCGGGCGGGTCGAGATCGAAGGAGCATTCGGAGAGGCCCGAGCCGCGATCGTGCCAGGGTTGCTCGACCCCCGAGCCACCTGGTCGCTCAGCGCCGCGTTGGCCGTCGCGAGCCGCTTCGACAACGCCTTCGTCACGTACACCCCCAGTGCCATCGACGGTTTGGTCGTGCTCGGACGGACCAGTTCGACCAGCGGCCTCGGACTGATGATCGACTCGCTCACCCCCGCCGAGATTGACGCGCTCTACCCGCTCGGTCGGGAATTGCTCGAGCTGTGGGTCGGGCAGAAGCTGGGCGGGGCCGCCGCCATCGCCGCGTCCCGGGGGCACCTGCTCTCCCAGGGGGCCAGCCTCCGTCCCGAGATCTTTCGCGAGAACGTCCGGGCGATGACCCTCGAGGACTTCCGCGAAGGCATGGCGTCGTTGGGCCCTGAGCGCTCGGTCGTGGTCGTGGGGTTGGGACGATGA
- a CDS encoding SDR family oxidoreductase: METKRVLVTGSSRGIGRAIAVRLAEAGWDVALHYGFDAEEAEQTRKLLGDRAVGLYQADLTQADAGARLFKRAVRDGAVHALVNNAGVYMPIDFGEASSAVLHANRHRTFAVNFEAPLDATRAAVRHFAELGGGKILNVASRVGFKGESGASLYAASKAALISLTRSLAVELAPKNIQLFGIAPGWVDTAMVREGMQDRLPEILGTIPAGRMGTPEDCAAATAFLLSDEASYLTGVVIDINGASYFH, encoded by the coding sequence GTGGAAACCAAGCGGGTGTTGGTGACCGGTTCCTCCCGCGGAATCGGGCGGGCGATTGCGGTGCGGCTGGCCGAGGCCGGATGGGACGTGGCCCTGCACTACGGATTCGACGCGGAGGAGGCCGAGCAGACGCGCAAACTGCTGGGCGACCGCGCCGTCGGCCTCTACCAAGCCGACCTCACGCAGGCGGACGCGGGGGCGCGCCTCTTCAAGCGCGCCGTGCGCGATGGGGCCGTCCATGCGCTTGTGAACAACGCCGGCGTCTACATGCCCATCGACTTTGGCGAGGCCTCCAGCGCGGTCCTCCACGCCAACCGCCACCGAACGTTCGCTGTGAACTTCGAGGCGCCGCTCGATGCAACCCGGGCCGCCGTGCGCCATTTCGCCGAGCTCGGGGGAGGCAAGATTCTCAACGTGGCGAGCCGGGTCGGCTTCAAAGGCGAGTCGGGCGCGTCGCTCTACGCGGCGTCCAAGGCCGCGCTCATCAGCCTCACCCGTTCCCTTGCCGTCGAGCTCGCGCCGAAGAACATCCAACTGTTCGGGATCGCGCCCGGCTGGGTCGATACCGCGATGGTGCGCGAGGGAATGCAAGACCGTCTTCCCGAGATCCTCGGGACGATTCCGGCGGGGCGGATGGGCACGCCCGAAGATTGTGCGGCCGCGACCGCATTTTTGCTCTCCGACGAGGCGTCGTACTTGACGGGGGTCGTGATCGACATCAATGGGGCGAGCTATTTCCACTAA
- a CDS encoding DUF1559 domain-containing protein codes for MNTAQRPLRGFTLIELLVVIAIIAILAAILFPVFAQAKEAAKRIACVSNARQIGLGVIMYNADYDGTYPIHYAYNSQPPAGQPGHKGVEVELMPYVGGKERQTAAGTVAPLNPLFKCPLDSGGPYTALDVPGSTSYWDAYGSSYRFGGCMFSMVEGESSSNNVLRDFTRLVNEGAVQFPAETRVIRGEMFPIFDRKNFPQACEVYGYDCDPPYNYYRQWHSTGGTMIFADGHAKSVSGRGGFDNARVNPEGNRSGDPHPTSGSWYWECD; via the coding sequence ATGAACACCGCGCAAAGGCCCCTGCGGGGCTTCACGCTCATCGAACTGCTCGTCGTGATTGCGATCATCGCGATCTTGGCGGCGATCCTCTTCCCCGTCTTCGCCCAAGCCAAGGAGGCCGCCAAGCGGATCGCGTGTGTGAGCAACGCGCGCCAGATCGGGCTCGGCGTGATCATGTACAACGCCGACTACGACGGCACCTACCCCATCCACTACGCCTACAACTCGCAGCCGCCTGCGGGCCAACCCGGCCACAAGGGCGTCGAGGTGGAGCTGATGCCGTACGTGGGGGGCAAGGAGCGCCAGACGGCCGCCGGCACCGTCGCGCCTCTGAACCCGCTTTTCAAGTGTCCCTTGGACTCCGGCGGGCCCTACACGGCCCTCGACGTGCCGGGTTCCACCTCGTATTGGGATGCCTACGGCAGCAGCTACCGCTTCGGCGGGTGCATGTTCTCGATGGTCGAGGGCGAGTCCTCGAGCAACAACGTGCTGCGCGACTTCACCCGTCTGGTCAACGAAGGCGCGGTGCAGTTCCCCGCCGAAACGCGGGTGATCCGGGGCGAGATGTTCCCGATCTTCGACCGGAAAAACTTCCCGCAGGCGTGCGAGGTGTACGGCTACGACTGCGACCCGCCGTACAACTACTACCGCCAGTGGCACTCGACCGGCGGCACGATGATCTTCGCCGACGGACACGCCAAGAGCGTTTCCGGGCGCGGCGGCTTCGACAACGCGCGCGTCAACCCCGAGGGGAACCGATCGGGAGACCCGCATCCGACGAGCGGAAGCTGGTACTGGGAGTGCGATTAG
- a CDS encoding prolyl oligopeptidase family serine peptidase, whose product MKTALAFLAALVAVGAFAQELPKAKIPLERYYQYPLVNGRSPAGATMAPDGSKIVFGWNETGERKLDVWVMDYPSGAKRRIVEADSIEDLPRQDDSRTDLEKKEAKLYDGGISSFQWSPDSKEILFSYKGRTWTVNPDGSNLSTPANGGLSLGGVQYSPDGKYLLYLSSNNLFRLDRATGRIKQLTFVSKPNTSIDGFYVSPDGKRIAVTWSDDSKMGKHVMMDFSKDRAEVVNIRRMWAGERSVNNQIGFVGIDGGLIQWAKELPRYLWVKDVEWSPDSGRLAIGWISEDFQEFTITIADPEFGWTTTRFHEKAPKNYIPDWRPLVWQRDSEHLLLGTEIADGAFTLRHVVRIDSAGKTELVYKGQGDVVALARPKDSDRIVLTTMNRGPLVSEITILDPGKEPRTIVPIEDGMATTKNFDDAASPLMSDDGRSMATLASSRTVPWELYSVEPGVKRLTHSQPAEFDKVPWATMRDVTFKAKDGATVHGLLIEPPNLDKSKKHPAFLSNMYANSAKRAWNGFFENYAAMELGFVVLQVDFRASWGTGGEFNSGYKDAMGLIDGDEAVAAKEYLASLGYVDAENVGLWGWSYGGFLTDMVMLTKPGVFKAGVAVAPVTDWRSYNEWYTTRRLGSVKEHEDIYKKTSPISYADGLQGHLLMIHGILDDNVLFQDTARLMQALIEHGKHFDLMLYPRDDHSIGKATSRPHVFVEVMTYLWRWLGMPNRTPSTSFRSSDAGLPIGSPRG is encoded by the coding sequence GTGAAGACCGCACTCGCCTTTCTCGCCGCTCTCGTCGCCGTCGGCGCCTTCGCCCAAGAACTTCCCAAGGCGAAGATCCCGCTCGAGAGGTACTACCAGTACCCGCTGGTCAACGGACGCAGCCCAGCCGGAGCGACGATGGCGCCCGACGGGTCCAAGATCGTGTTCGGGTGGAACGAGACGGGCGAGCGGAAACTCGACGTCTGGGTGATGGACTATCCCAGTGGCGCCAAGAGGCGCATCGTCGAGGCCGACAGCATCGAGGACCTGCCGCGGCAGGACGACTCGCGAACCGACCTCGAGAAGAAGGAGGCGAAGCTGTACGACGGGGGCATCTCGAGCTTCCAGTGGTCGCCCGACTCGAAAGAGATCCTCTTCTCCTACAAAGGCCGCACGTGGACTGTGAACCCCGACGGTTCCAACCTCTCGACCCCCGCCAACGGCGGCCTCTCGCTGGGCGGGGTCCAGTATTCGCCCGACGGCAAGTACCTGCTCTACCTCTCCTCCAACAACCTGTTCCGCTTGGATCGCGCCACAGGGCGGATCAAGCAGCTTACGTTCGTCTCCAAACCCAACACGTCGATCGATGGCTTCTATGTCTCGCCGGACGGCAAGCGGATCGCCGTGACGTGGTCGGACGACAGCAAGATGGGCAAGCACGTGATGATGGACTTCAGCAAGGACCGCGCGGAGGTCGTGAATATCCGCCGCATGTGGGCCGGCGAGCGGAGCGTGAACAACCAGATCGGGTTCGTGGGCATCGACGGCGGCCTGATCCAGTGGGCCAAGGAGCTTCCGAGGTACCTGTGGGTCAAGGACGTCGAGTGGTCGCCCGACAGCGGACGGCTCGCGATCGGTTGGATCTCCGAGGACTTCCAAGAGTTCACGATCACCATCGCCGATCCGGAATTCGGCTGGACGACCACGCGTTTCCACGAGAAGGCGCCGAAGAACTACATCCCGGACTGGCGCCCCCTCGTTTGGCAGCGCGACAGCGAGCACCTTCTGCTGGGAACCGAAATCGCCGACGGCGCGTTCACCCTGCGCCACGTCGTGCGCATCGATAGTGCAGGCAAGACCGAACTGGTCTACAAGGGCCAGGGAGACGTCGTCGCGCTCGCCCGCCCGAAAGACTCCGACCGCATCGTCCTGACGACCATGAACCGAGGACCGCTCGTCTCCGAGATTACGATTCTCGATCCCGGCAAGGAGCCGCGCACGATCGTCCCGATCGAAGACGGCATGGCCACGACGAAGAACTTCGACGACGCGGCCTCGCCGCTCATGAGCGACGACGGACGGAGCATGGCGACCCTGGCGAGCAGCCGAACGGTGCCGTGGGAGCTCTATTCGGTCGAACCCGGCGTCAAGCGCCTCACCCACAGCCAGCCCGCCGAGTTCGACAAGGTCCCGTGGGCGACGATGCGCGACGTGACGTTCAAGGCGAAGGATGGGGCGACCGTCCATGGGTTGCTCATTGAGCCGCCGAACCTCGACAAGTCGAAGAAGCATCCCGCGTTCCTCTCGAACATGTACGCGAACAGCGCCAAGCGCGCGTGGAACGGGTTTTTCGAGAACTATGCGGCGATGGAGTTGGGCTTCGTCGTGCTGCAGGTCGACTTCCGGGCGAGCTGGGGCACCGGCGGCGAGTTCAACAGCGGTTACAAGGACGCCATGGGGCTGATCGACGGCGACGAGGCCGTGGCGGCCAAGGAGTACCTCGCCTCACTTGGCTATGTGGACGCGGAGAACGTGGGGCTTTGGGGCTGGAGCTACGGCGGGTTCCTCACCGACATGGTCATGCTGACCAAGCCCGGCGTCTTCAAAGCCGGCGTCGCGGTCGCGCCCGTCACCGACTGGCGATCGTACAACGAGTGGTACACCACCCGGCGGCTCGGCAGCGTGAAGGAGCACGAGGACATCTACAAGAAGACCAGCCCGATCTCGTACGCCGACGGGCTCCAAGGCCACCTCTTGATGATCCACGGCATCCTGGACGACAACGTGCTGTTCCAGGACACCGCGCGCCTCATGCAGGCCTTGATCGAACACGGCAAGCACTTCGACCTCATGCTCTATCCCCGCGACGACCACAGCATCGGGAAGGCCACCAGCCGCCCGCACGTGTTCGTCGAGGTGATGACCTACCTTTGGAGGTGGCTGGGAATGCCTAATCGCACTCCCAGTACCAGCTTCCGCTCGTCGGATGCGGGTCTCCCGATCGGTTCCCCTCGGGGTTGA
- a CDS encoding HisA/HisF-related TIM barrel protein has protein sequence MIVPCIDLMGGKVVQLVQGREKALEGPEPQEMLRRFDGFPEIQVIDLDAALGRGENSAIVESLASQAVTRVGGGVRTVDRGRALVELGAAKVIVGTSAFREGRLDTEFLGSLTESIGRQRLLVALDSKGGEVVVRGWTQGTGLQAEALLPALEPFCAGVLCTFVDREGTMQGTDLEWFGRLRQATTMAITAAGGVACLEEIRALQALEIDVAIGMAVYTGKLDLEDLRGT, from the coding sequence ATGATCGTGCCGTGCATCGATCTGATGGGCGGAAAGGTCGTTCAGCTCGTCCAGGGGCGCGAAAAGGCCCTCGAAGGACCCGAACCGCAGGAGATGCTGAGGCGGTTCGATGGCTTTCCCGAGATCCAGGTGATCGACCTCGACGCGGCGCTCGGACGCGGAGAGAACTCGGCGATCGTCGAGTCGCTGGCGTCCCAAGCGGTCACCCGGGTGGGAGGCGGCGTGCGCACGGTGGACCGGGGGCGGGCGCTGGTCGAGTTGGGGGCCGCGAAGGTCATCGTGGGAACCTCCGCCTTCCGCGAAGGAAGGTTGGACACGGAGTTCCTGGGGTCGCTGACCGAATCCATCGGCCGCCAGCGGTTGCTGGTGGCTTTGGATTCAAAGGGCGGGGAAGTCGTGGTGCGCGGATGGACGCAAGGGACGGGCCTCCAGGCCGAAGCTCTGCTGCCCGCCCTCGAACCCTTCTGTGCTGGGGTGCTGTGCACGTTCGTGGACCGGGAAGGGACGATGCAGGGCACGGACCTCGAGTGGTTCGGCCGCCTGCGGCAGGCCACGACCATGGCGATCACCGCGGCGGGAGGCGTCGCGTGCCTCGAGGAGATCCGGGCCCTGCAGGCGTTGGAGATCGATGTGGCCATCGGCATGGCCGTGTACACGGGCAAGCTCGATTTGGAGGATCTGCGGGGGACATAA
- the hisF gene encoding imidazole glycerol phosphate synthase subunit HisF, translated as MRTDQPIGVVDYGAGNLLSVGNALDALGVPHRPVAGPRDLQGLRTVLLPGVGHFGAMMRALDAAGLRDALLEHVASGGKLLGICLGFQALYEESEEAPGVPGLGLLPGQVRRLQDVPKVPHMGWSEVSSGAFYYFAHSFAAPVGPETTLVGSYGSPFAAASRLDRVAGAQFHPEKSGQAGLAWLEQALAEPTNHEPQTTNPAPEGLPTARIIPCLDVDAGRVVKGVNFVGLRDAGDPVELARRYAEQGADEVVFLDITASTDQRDTIVEIVEAVAREVFVPLCVGGGVRNADDAKRLLRAGADKVAVNSAALARPELITELAEAFGSQAVVLAIDAHATPDSRFPIPDSRLPSPDSRFPSPDSRFPSPDSRHLWTAFSHGGRLDTGRDVLEWAREGVRRGAGEILLTSMDTDGVETGFDVPLTRAVADAVPVPVIASGGAGSPADFVRVFEEGRADAALAASIFHFGNHTVASLKAELAGAGLRVRP; from the coding sequence ATGAGAACAGACCAACCGATTGGAGTCGTGGATTACGGGGCGGGGAACCTGCTGTCGGTCGGCAATGCGCTCGACGCCCTGGGCGTGCCCCACCGCCCGGTGGCCGGACCGCGAGACCTCCAGGGTTTGAGGACGGTGCTCCTGCCCGGCGTGGGGCACTTCGGGGCGATGATGCGGGCGCTGGACGCCGCCGGGCTGCGCGACGCCCTTCTGGAGCACGTGGCATCCGGCGGCAAGTTGCTGGGTATCTGTCTGGGTTTCCAAGCGCTTTACGAGGAGAGCGAGGAGGCGCCCGGCGTCCCGGGTCTGGGCCTCCTGCCGGGCCAGGTGCGTCGTCTCCAGGACGTACCGAAGGTGCCGCACATGGGCTGGTCCGAGGTATCAAGCGGGGCGTTCTACTACTTTGCGCACTCGTTCGCCGCTCCCGTCGGTCCCGAGACCACGCTCGTCGGCAGCTACGGGTCGCCGTTCGCGGCCGCGTCGCGCTTGGACCGGGTGGCCGGCGCGCAGTTCCACCCGGAGAAGTCGGGCCAGGCGGGCCTGGCCTGGTTGGAACAGGCCCTTGCGGAACCCACAAACCACGAACCACAAACCACAAACCCAGCCCCAGAGGGGCTCCCGACGGCCCGGATCATCCCCTGCCTCGACGTCGATGCGGGTCGGGTGGTCAAAGGGGTGAATTTCGTGGGATTGCGGGATGCCGGCGACCCCGTGGAGCTGGCCCGGCGGTACGCCGAGCAGGGGGCCGACGAGGTCGTGTTTCTGGACATCACGGCGTCGACCGATCAGCGGGACACGATCGTCGAGATCGTCGAGGCCGTCGCGCGCGAAGTGTTCGTCCCCTTGTGCGTCGGAGGCGGCGTGCGGAACGCCGACGACGCGAAGCGCCTGTTGCGGGCGGGGGCGGACAAGGTGGCCGTGAACAGCGCGGCCCTCGCCCGCCCGGAGCTGATCACCGAGCTGGCCGAGGCCTTCGGCTCCCAAGCCGTGGTGCTCGCCATCGACGCCCACGCCACACCCGATTCCCGATTCCCGATTCCCGACTCCCGTCTCCCGTCTCCCGATTCCCGATTCCCGTCTCCCGATTCCCGATTCCCGTCTCCCGACTCCCGGCATCTATGGACCGCCTTCTCGCACGGAGGCCGCCTGGACACGGGCCGGGACGTGCTCGAGTGGGCTCGCGAGGGGGTGCGAAGAGGCGCGGGCGAGATCTTGCTCACCTCGATGGACACGGACGGCGTAGAGACGGGCTTCGACGTCCCCCTCACCCGCGCCGTGGCGGATGCCGTGCCGGTGCCGGTGATTGCGAGCGGTGGCGCGGGCTCGCCTGCTGATTTCGTGCGCGTGTTTGAGGAAGGGCGGGCCGATGCGGCGCTGGCCGCCTCGATCTTCCACTTCGGGAACCACACCGTGGCTTCGCTCAAGGCCGAGCTGGCGGGAGCCGGATTGCGGGTGCGCCCATGA